The Corynebacterium marinum DSM 44953 genome contains the following window.
GGAAATCTGCTCAGCAGCGCAGTCCGCTTCTCGACGCCAGCGCCGTCGACCTCGCCCGAACCGCCCTGGAGGAACTCGGGGAGGGGCCCGTCGGGGAACACATCGGTGTCCAGGGACTCACGAAGAATGTCGCCACCCACCGGTTCGCCGCGGAGGTGCCCGGCTACAGCGGCTGGGAGTGGAACGCCGTCCTGGCGTGCGCCTCCGGCTCGAGCCACGTCACCGTCAACGAACTCGCCCTCGTGCCCGCCCCGACGGGTGAAGCGCTCCGGGCTCCCGAATGGGTGCCCTGGGCCGACCGGATCCGCCCCGGCGACCTCGGGCCCGGCGACCTCATGCCGCCGGAACCCGGCGACGAGAGGCTCGCCGAGTCGGAGGACGGCCGACTGGTCCTGTCGGCGAAGGGCCTGGAGGACGCGAAGCAGCGCTGGCGCACCGGCGACTACGGCCCCACCAGCGAGTTCGCGGAGAAAGCGGCGTTGAGCTGCCGGACCTGCGCGTTCTTCGTCCCTGCGGGGGAGCCGCTCGGCGAGAATTTCGGCGCGTGCGTCAACGTGTTCTCGGCCGACGGGCATATCGTCCACGCCGCCTACGGTTGCGGCGCGCACTCCGAGACCCCGCCGGACATGCTCCTCGAGGAAGCACCCGACGCCTTCGACGACGAGTACCCGATCTTCTAGATCTCCCCGGCCAGCTCCCACATCCGCTGGTTGATCTCCCGGTGGGTGGGGGCGCCCATGCGCGGGGGATTCAGGTTGCGCGGGGCCAGCACCGAGCCGTACTCGCGCCAGCCGGTCACCTTGCGCACGCCCTCCACGGAGTTGAGGAACCAGGTCTCGTTGCCCCGCAGCTGCGGCATGGTCAGCCCCTCCGGGTGTTCCACCACGCTGAGCCCCGCGTCGGTGAGCATCTCCAACGCCGCGTCCAGCGTGATCGAGTCGGAGGCGCGCGGGTGGGCCGAG
Protein-coding sequences here:
- a CDS encoding DUF3027 domain-containing protein produces the protein MGDVSASQRRRKSAQQRSPLLDASAVDLARTALEELGEGPVGEHIGVQGLTKNVATHRFAAEVPGYSGWEWNAVLACASGSSHVTVNELALVPAPTGEALRAPEWVPWADRIRPGDLGPGDLMPPEPGDERLAESEDGRLVLSAKGLEDAKQRWRTGDYGPTSEFAEKAALSCRTCAFFVPAGEPLGENFGACVNVFSADGHIVHAAYGCGAHSETPPDMLLEEAPDAFDDEYPIF